In Cydia fagiglandana chromosome 16, ilCydFagi1.1, whole genome shotgun sequence, the following are encoded in one genomic region:
- the LOC134671831 gene encoding asparagine-rich protein-like, which produces MEPHPNRNFFFKHHVAEKSPEERTTKETTNDNFSEFKSANRIEGPDEDASEKEQDQPVIKRRYDRQNELNNRKNQFIQTMVNQKENGVIRNVPLFKRIDNAEQEESNDNLYESDSNQEYSSNNDKNKRNDDPAEHLGQSNYYNHYYKKSPTENKESEDDPYEEINAEDANRDRRDTNDPDETIDNGNTQDMKQKKDLEDFENEAEQAIIQRYVKKLNKKEVDNLMNTLSEDKRTILEQIISDGNNQASSLNKREITKKAEAAEENNFMDGVQSDSNKISGPLVNFNLASGITNANNDQTGVTPAIEESSTSVGENVINKRSNQEGVSEKSENGAVITSSTESVTVKSENKREVNVNEFNNEESPVNSLHINEPQQSSVVGSQDELYASSQDEDLSQLMDDAVQLNYDYRYPQKRDLMQENNGNMAEPMKSLEESFSDNNNNYENTGYTGDLNMMPLRRVKRTKNIHAVKKRAAAIMPESKVAYVPENEDEDNDEGNEIYDNGFFDRTASFAKNAKRVNKASDTRESALKLNIDGSQNVFKRSSAEGSHVDDVATDNMSIGSDTDSVLSGVEGVNENLMYSGGCRKKRAAEEITKLVPVEDINILTNTSRSSLMGDTGRPEIFGVSFNSNDAFGSPSKTYDGELGRYKRIRRLKHSSALKSNNTTKVAK; this is translated from the exons ATGGAGCCGCATCCCAACaggaatttttttttcaagcatCATGTCGCGGAAAAGAGTCCAGAAGAGCGGACCACCAAGGAGACCACAAATGATAAC TTTTCAGAGTTCAAATCGGCAAACAGAATCGAAGGGCCGGATGAAGATGCTTCCGAAAAGGAACAGGATCAACCAGTGATTAAGAGGAGATATGACCGGCAAAACGAACTTAACAACCGTAAGAATCAATTTATTCAAACGATGGTAaaccaaaaagaaaacggtgtcATTCGTAATGTTCCACTATTTAAAAGAATAGATAATGCTGAGCAGGAAGAAAGCAATGATAATTTGTACGAAAGCGACTCTAATCAAGAATACAGTAGTAACAATGATAAAAACAAACGTAACGATGACCCTGCTGAACATCTTGGACAATCTAACTATTATAATCACTATTACAAAAAATCACCAACCGAAAACAAAGAATCTGAAGATGATCCATATGAGGAAATCAATGCAGAAGATGCTAATCGTGATCGACGTGATACAAATGATCCTGATGAAACTATTGACAACGGCAATACTCAAGAtatgaaacaaaagaaagatTTAGAAGACTTCGAAAATGAAGCTGAGCAAGCCATTATCCAGAGATATGTGAAAAAACTTAACAAAAAAGAAGTGGATAACCTAATGAATACTCTTTCAGAAGATAAGAGAACAATATTAGAGCAAATTATTAGCGATGGAAACAATCAAGCGAGCAGCTTAAACAAACGAGAAATAACTAAAAAAGCGGAAGCCGCAGaagaaaataatttcatggATGGAGTCCAATCGGATTCTAATAAAATTTCAGGCCCACTTGTAAATTTTAATCTGGCCAGTGGAATAACTAATGCAAACAATGACCAAACTGGAGTGACCCCAGCCATAGAAGAATCTAGCACCAGCGTTGGTGAAAACGTGATAAACAAAAGGTCCAACCAAGAAGGGGTCTCAGAAAAATCTGAAAACGGAGCAGTTATTACAAGCAGTACGGAATCCGTAACAGTTAAAAGTGAGAATAAAAGAGAAGTAAATGTTAACGAATTCAATAACGAGGAGTCTCCTGTTAACAGCTTACATATAAATGAACCGCAGCAGTCTTCTGTCGTTGGTTCACAAGACGAACTTTATGCTAGTTCTCAAGATGAAGATTTGTCACAATTAATGGACGATGCCGTGCAACTAAATTACGATTATCGTTATCCGCAAAAACGAGATTTAATGCAAGAAAACAACGGAAACATGGCAGAACCTATGAAGTCTTTAGAGGAATCATTTtccgataataataataactatgaAAACACTGGTTACACTGGTGACTTGAATATGATGCCTTTAAGAAGGGTCAAgagaacaaaaaatatacatgcAGTGAAAAAGCGAGCAGCTGCTATTATGCCAGAGTCTAAAGTAGCGTATGTTCCCGAAAATGAAGACGAGGATAATGATGAAGGGAACGAGATTTACGATAATGGTTTTTTTGATAGAACAGCAAGCTTTGCAAAGAACGCCAAGAGAGTTAACAAGGCGAGTGACACGAGAGAAAGCGCTTTAAAATTGAACATAGACGGGAGTCAAAATGTGTTCAAACGGTCAAGTGCAGAGGGAAGTCATGTCGATGACGTTGCTACAGACAATATGAGCATCGGGTCTGACACTGATAGTGTTTTGTCTGGGGTGGAAGGAGTCAACGAAAATTTGATGTACAGTGGTGGATGTCGGAAAAAACGAGCCGCTGAGGAGATTACTAAATTGGTACCCGTCGAAGATATTAACATACTCACAAATACTTCGCGCTCGTCATTAATGGGTGACACCGGCAGACCTGAAATCTTTGGGGTAagttttaatagcaatgatgcCTTTGGGTCTCCTTCAAAAACTTACGATGGAGAATTGGGCCGTTATAAAAGAATACGGCGATTAAAACACTCGTCAGCTTTGAAGAGCAATAACACAACTAAAGTCGCAAAGTAA